A single region of the Anoplolepis gracilipes chromosome 1, ASM4749672v1, whole genome shotgun sequence genome encodes:
- the LOC140666707 gene encoding eukaryotic translation initiation factor 2 subunit 2-like isoform X1 yields the protein MTEEDSVFDPTLKKKKKKKKTSFDIDAAFNEGGSTGDASENIVDKENQEPEPTVVEDDETLDLENFGKKKKKKKKAFNLDELEATLPDTKKEEPIEQQVEEIIMDDDFDLDMDFSKTKKKKKKKKDLDELVAEEERKEIEDKENGCTESERSAEYVEEPSLWVGSDRDYTYDELLVRVFNIMREKNPDMVAGKKQKFVMRPPQVVRIGTKKTSFANFTEICKTLHRQPKHLLDFLLAELGTSGSVDGNSQLIIKGRFQQKQIENVLRRYIKEYVTCHTCRSPDTILQKDTRLFFLQCETCGSRCSVASIKSGFQAVTGKRAAIRAKTA from the exons ATGACGGAAGAGGATTCg gtaTTTGATCCAAccttgaaaaagaagaagaagaagaagaagactaGCTTTGACATTGATGCAGCTTTCAATGAAGGAGGCAGTACTGGTGACGCAAGTGAGAACATTGTTGACAAAGAGAATCAGGAGCCTGAACCTACAGTTGTCGAAGATGACGAGACATTGGATCTggaaaattttggtaaaaaaaagaaaaagaagaaaaaggctTTTAATTTAGATGAATTAGAAGCAACTTTACCTGATACCAAGAAAGag GAACCTATAGAGCAACAAgttgaagaaattataatgGATGATGACTTTGACTTAGATATGGATTTCTCAAAgacaaagaagaagaaaaagaagaagaaggatcTTGATGAATTAGTAGCAGAAGAAGAACGCAAGGAAATTGAAGATAAGGAGAATGG CTGCACTGAATCTGAGCGAAGTGCAGAGTATG TGGAGGAACCAAGCTTGTGGGTGGGCTCGGACAGAGATTATACGTATGATGAATTATTAGTTAGAGTATTTAATATCATGCGAGAAAAGAATCCTGATATGGTAGCTGGTAAAAAACAGAAGTTTGTCATGCGTCCGCCACAAGTAGTACGTATTGGAACGAAGAAGACATCTTTCGCCAATTTCACCGAG ATTTGTAAAACATTGCACAGACAACCAAAACATTTACTAGACTTTTTGCTGGCTGAGTTGGGTACGAGTGGCTCAGTAGATGGTAATAGTCAATTGATTATCAAAGGTCGGTTCCAACAGAAGCAAATAGAGAACGTTCTTAGGAGATATATCAAGGAATATGTTACATGTCACACTTGTCGCTCGCCGGACACGATCCTTCAAAAAGATACTCGACTCTTTTTCTTGCAATGTGAAACCTGTGGTTCAAGATGTTCCGTCGCTAGCATAAAATCTGGATTCCAg gCTGTCACAGGAAAACGCGCT
- the LOC140666707 gene encoding eukaryotic translation initiation factor 2 subunit 2-like isoform X2, protein MTEEDSVFDPTLKKKKKKKKTSFDIDAAFNEGGSTGDASENIVDKENQEPEPTVVEDDETLDLENFGKKKKKKKKAFNLDELEATLPDTKKEEPIEQQVEEIIMDDDFDLDMDFSKTKKKKKKKKDLDELVAEEERKEIEDKENVEEPSLWVGSDRDYTYDELLVRVFNIMREKNPDMVAGKKQKFVMRPPQVVRIGTKKTSFANFTEICKTLHRQPKHLLDFLLAELGTSGSVDGNSQLIIKGRFQQKQIENVLRRYIKEYVTCHTCRSPDTILQKDTRLFFLQCETCGSRCSVASIKSGFQAVTGKRAAIRAKTA, encoded by the exons ATGACGGAAGAGGATTCg gtaTTTGATCCAAccttgaaaaagaagaagaagaagaagaagactaGCTTTGACATTGATGCAGCTTTCAATGAAGGAGGCAGTACTGGTGACGCAAGTGAGAACATTGTTGACAAAGAGAATCAGGAGCCTGAACCTACAGTTGTCGAAGATGACGAGACATTGGATCTggaaaattttggtaaaaaaaagaaaaagaagaaaaaggctTTTAATTTAGATGAATTAGAAGCAACTTTACCTGATACCAAGAAAGag GAACCTATAGAGCAACAAgttgaagaaattataatgGATGATGACTTTGACTTAGATATGGATTTCTCAAAgacaaagaagaagaaaaagaagaagaaggatcTTGATGAATTAGTAGCAGAAGAAGAACGCAAGGAAATTGAAGATAAGGAGAATG TGGAGGAACCAAGCTTGTGGGTGGGCTCGGACAGAGATTATACGTATGATGAATTATTAGTTAGAGTATTTAATATCATGCGAGAAAAGAATCCTGATATGGTAGCTGGTAAAAAACAGAAGTTTGTCATGCGTCCGCCACAAGTAGTACGTATTGGAACGAAGAAGACATCTTTCGCCAATTTCACCGAG ATTTGTAAAACATTGCACAGACAACCAAAACATTTACTAGACTTTTTGCTGGCTGAGTTGGGTACGAGTGGCTCAGTAGATGGTAATAGTCAATTGATTATCAAAGGTCGGTTCCAACAGAAGCAAATAGAGAACGTTCTTAGGAGATATATCAAGGAATATGTTACATGTCACACTTGTCGCTCGCCGGACACGATCCTTCAAAAAGATACTCGACTCTTTTTCTTGCAATGTGAAACCTGTGGTTCAAGATGTTCCGTCGCTAGCATAAAATCTGGATTCCAg gCTGTCACAGGAAAACGCGCT